From the Musa acuminata AAA Group cultivar baxijiao chromosome BXJ3-1, Cavendish_Baxijiao_AAA, whole genome shotgun sequence genome, the window ccagtgtttcgagtttggctcggtatggtacagtaccgtgtaccgagcggtacaccagggcgtactgagtggtacacctaatttaggtgtaaaatcatccaaaaatatctgaaaataaaaaaaaagagaatacatacttctaattaaagaaagagaatacataccttttgattagaaagttcttcctcttaatcttcctaaattagccttgattcaattcacaaatcattGTTTTGTATAGTTTAGGAGAGcgcaaatatgagaaaaaaagagtttgagatagtttaagtctTTAAAAGAGTATGAGAGTGAAATGAAGTGAAATAGGAGAGAAGAAGAGTTTAAAAACCTATGAAAAAGGGCTCTaacagtcaatttgaccgttggagaatTGTTACAgagtggtaacggtcgattttgaCCGTTACTGAGCTGTGCtgagcggtaacggtcgaaatttcaaccgttaccgcCCAATATaaccccgtatcgtccgatacggggcaATGTTAAGCGTTCCGCCCGGTATCGAGCGGTCTGCGTATCGATATActgtcggaccagtacgtaccacccgtatcgggcggtattattcgaaactgtataccttggctTGAAACAATTCTATGGATACTATTAATAGCCCATCAAtttaaaaactttaaagtatgtgaCTAGACTAAAAAAATTGAGATGTATACTGGAATCTAAGACAAAAGAAATGTTTTAGTGTTGGCCAGAGTCTTTCCTAATATTTCATTTACGTGCTCTCTTTCTCTATTGGTTTTACTCACTCAATTTTTTCTCTTGACCCATTTTGCTCATCAGCAAAATCCCATTGTGTTCCAGCATAATCAGTCTTCAAACCGATCCTTGCTTAGTGATTTGATTGACAAAAGCAAGTCTCATCCATGTGACTAAATCTCTCTTGCTATGCACTAAATTACTCCAGTAGTAACAAGATTTGATCGATCCTTTCAGTTCTATTATGTCAATACTAATTACTACCATTGTGGGATTATGGCTAGCTAGAAGTATAAATGATTGAACAGTTTTGATCACTTGAAATTAAAGCAATAAACCTGTTAACTCTTTCTGTTTGCTTGACATGAAATGTTTGTGCATTCTAACATTTGTTATATAGATTTGAATAAAATCACTGTCTTCTTCTTTATGTATATGGTGTCTATAACTACTAACAGACAGtgcaattttttatgtttaattgATAGTTCCTTTCATCAACTCATCCATTAACTGGTCATTTTGGAGTTGCATTTGGAGTGATGAGAGAGCACTTTGGTATGATTCCCATATCTGCCATTACCACATGCGATGTAAaggttcataatttatgtaaagtcaTCAATTCCAAGGCAGAATCAGATCCTCTCTTGGTTTCATCACTCATCTTGAACGCTGCCAGAAAGTGTTCTTCCCTATGTACAGCTACTGATGAATTATGGATATGGAAGGAAGCTCCATATTCTCCTGAGGCTATAGCATCAGTAATTAATCATCATTCAGAGTCTCTAGGGTGTGTACAGATAAAAGCATTACGTATTCCCTGCTCTATTGAAGAAAATGTTGAAGCACTGACCCTTGACGTCTCTAATGAACATTACTACTTGGATTTAATTGCTCAGAAGTTGAATGTCAAGGATTCTTCTCGGGTTCTTGTTTCAAGGTGTATAAAACAGTAAAATATAAGACAGTTTGTCTTTCAGTACTTTTTTGTTGCTTGGGTTTAAAAATGGATAGTTGAGCTTGGTTATCAATTTTTCTGCTATTTCAGGACAGTTGGCAAGGCTTCTTCAGAGATGAAGGTATACTTCCCCTATCCAGAAGTTCCTCACTTTTCAGATTCTTCATCTGGTCTTAAGACAAGTTCAGAAGGTAAAGTGAGTATTGAACCAATAATTAATCAAAGAGCTTCATATCTCTCTGGCCAAGATATATATGGAGATGCCATCTTAGCTAACATTGGATACACATGGAAGTCTCCATATCTTTTCTATGAAGATGTCTCTCTATGTACCTATTACAGGTCTGTCCTGGCTAGTTGATGCTTCTCTTTGTGCTTCTTATTTCTGTTACCTATTTCATCCTGAAACATTGTTGAGTTTTCTCACAGAACACAAGTTATCATCATATTTTGTTAGAGTTATATTGTGCAGAACTAGCAGTTCACATAAATTTGCAGCAACAGTACTAGAACTTTATTGATATTTATCTATCACGATTAAATTCAAACAGCCTATATTACTACCAATAAATATTGAAGCAAAGACAAATGCCACATCTTGAGCAGCACATGGATtggttttcattttttatgatcccATGACTCCACAGCTTTGTGCTATTTGTGCTGCTGAACAACAGGTTTTTGGTGATCTGATTAATTGTAGTAACCTCCATCGAATTTACTCTGTTTTCTTTTTCAGTATCATTTGACTGAATGATGTATACATTTTTGCCGTGTTTTTAGCCTCTCATGTCACTGTACCATTGTTGTCTGAGGTCCTTGATGTTTTGTTCTGTATTTTCCAGGATGCTTCTTGCAAAGTTCCCTGATGGGCACTATAAGTTATCTAGAGAAGCAATTCTTGCAGCTGAATTACCCACTGCGTACACTGGGCGTTCAAACTGGAAGGGCCTTGCCCCAAGGGATCTCCTCTATGCTTTTTGCCGTCTACACAAGTTCTCAGAGCCTGTTTTTTCTATTACAAGAATTAATGCAGATGCTTCCTTATCAGTTACTCAAAGGAAATCTAATTCATCAAAGCCAACTGATGAAGTTGATATTGCAAATGGAGATGTTTCTGATGTTGGGGAAAAAAACCTGGACAACTCGAGTATTTTCAGGTGCGAAGTGAAGATACTGTCAAGAAGACTGGAACCAATAGTTGAAGGTTCTTTTACTGATACTTACAGGAAAGAGTCTGATGCCATTCAGTGTTCTGCATTAAAAGTTCTTCTTTGGTTTGACAAGTACTTTAAACAACTAGACATGCCTGTGGAGGTATTGTCCTCTTCTGGACATGCTCATGGTATTATCGTGCATGCAGAAAATCTTTCTCATGAATTTGCTATGTGCTCATCTATTTTCGGATCTACGAAGAATGACAACCTAAGAGAGTGTAGTTCACTGGAATCATTTTGCAAGTATTATCCAAACGGGAAAGAGGAGAATGGAATGGTTGTTTTAAATATTGAAGGTCCAGATTCTGGTGTCTTCCCATCGCCTGGATCTTTAATATGCATAAGTTATGCTGTTGCATTGGTAAAGATTGGAGATCCTGTAAAAGATCACTTGGAAGGTAAAGATGAGTTTGAGTTTGAGGTAGGGACTGATGCTGTAATCCACCAGCTTGAAGCATGTGCAACTCAGTTGTCTGTCAATCAATCTGCACATTTTGTCATAGACATGCCTTCTAGGGACCTGATATTGGCTGCAGCTGGCGACGCTATTAAAGATCTTTCTAAGCTACCTCTGTGTGAGTTATACCCTACCTTGTGTGTATATTGATTTACTGATAGCAATAAACAAAGTGGGATATACATACATTCCCTTTTTGTAGACAATTGCTTTCTGGAGTACTCAGTAAAGGTTTTGCGGGTACCTGAACCTTTAGAAGACAGAATGGAGAAGGCTTTGTTCAGTCCTTCTCTATCAAAACAGCGCATTGAGTTTGCAGTTCAGCACATCAATGAATGTAGTGCTGCCACTTTGGTATTAGCTTGATCTTTGTCCTTTGCTTTCCTAGATTTATAGTGCTTATTGAGATTGATGTTGTGATTTCTAATGCAGGTGGATTTTGGATGTGGATCAGGTAGCCTGCTTAATTCTTTATTGGAGCATACAACGACTTTAGAGAAGATTGTTGGTGTGGATATCTCTCAGAAGAGCCTTGCACGTGCTGCAAAGGTAACCTATGTGGTCTATGGACATGTTAAATTGTCTATTTTTTTTCGAAAGATATAGTCATAGTTGTTCAGTCTGTTAGTAGAATGATTTGATAACCTCATGTATATGTTTTAGCTCATTTGAATTTTGGGCTTTCACCTTTCAGTTGTCCATGATACATAATTGCAATTTTATGGTCACTTAACCATTGTATACTCTGACATTTCCAGATTTTACATCAAAAGCTAAGCCTAAATTCTGGCGTGCCCACAAGCATCAGACAAGCTGTGCTTTATGATGGATCGATTACGGTTTATGACTCCCGTTTATCTGGGTTTGACATTGGCACTTGTTTAGAGGTACTGACCATTCAGACCACTCTTTACTCTTTAAATCAGAAGGGAGAAATTACACATGAAGCATCCTAAATGGTCCGAGTATCGCCTTGTTCTTGATGGAATGAAGTCAATGTGATTATCATGAGTAACGTTGTTTGTTATTTGCAGGCATCAAATCTTCCATTGTTATGGATATCCTTTTATGCACAAGGCAGTATAATCTCTGAGTAGGAGTTGCATTTTCTGCAGGCACTAGCAAATGTAGTGTTATTTATATTTGGAAGAAATTTCTGGTATACCCCTGCTAAGTGTCGGAATGTTGTTCCACCAAAAATCCAAATATCGTATATGATCCTGCAaactcaaatattttttttatgctcTTGAGTAAGATCCCAATTTGACTCATTTGGAACCATTAGGCTAATTTATATTTGCAAATAAAGGGTTCTAAAAAGCCCTAATGTGTGCAATGTCAGGTGCACAAATGGGGGTCTTTATGGTTTGATGTAGGAGATTTGACTTTTGGAAGAGTAAATAGGATATTATGATAGTTCCAAAGATGCATCACAAGTTTTCCTTGTATCTATAATCCTACTCTGCAGAAGCACTAGTGAAAAATCTAGCTATGCCTAGCAACTTTCAAAGGCAAAGTAGGATTCATGATAGGAATTGGGTTATATGGATAATTTTTCTTGGAATTACCTGAAATTGTTCAGATCGATTGGATTGGCTGAAATTGGGTGGCTACTAGTAGCAAATCAGCCATGTTTGGCTAGATTGGCTGAGCCAATCCAATTTCAATGGCCCCCCAAGAAATTGTTCCTGTGGTCAACACCAATGTTAATTTGGATCAATCAACCTTGCAAACCTGCAAGTAATTGTAGATCTTCGTTATAACTCATTGAAGATGTTTGGAAGAGTTTATTTGGATTGAATCAGTCTTCTTTTATGCCATTTTCATGTATATGCATTGCTTAAGGATGTGGTCGAAATTAGAACTTAATTCAGAAAGCTCTTTTTAATAAACTGCCAAGTTTCTGTGAGTTGGAACACTAGTAAGCTAATTTGCCTTTCTGCATGACGTGTTGTATCATTAAGAAAttcctatatatatatggttataGAACAGAACTTTTTGAATTTCCATAGGCAGAAGTGTTTACTTACCGTACTAATATAATGCCAACCTACTGCAGGTGATTGAGCATATGGAAGAAGATCaggcattcttatttggtgatgttGTGTTGAGTTCTTTCTGCCCAAGAATACTCGTAGTTTCAACACCCAACTATGAGTACAACTCCATTCTTCAGAGATCAGCTGTGCCCACCACGGAAGAGAATACAGCACCTTGCAAGTTTCGCAACCATGATCACAAGTTCGAGTGGACAAGAGAGCAGTTTGAATGTTGGGCCACTGATATTGCACTTAGGCACAACTATAGTGTTGAATTTAGTGGGGTTGGTGGATCATCAGATGTGGAACCAGGTTTTGCTTCGCAGATCGCCATCTTCAGAAGAAGCTCTTTCAATACAGCAGAAACATACTCCAAAACAGAGGACTCATCTCAACCCTATGAACTAATATGGGAATGGGCTGACAGGTTTTGAtcttctctctaagaatttgactgaGTTTTCCAGACAACTAATTAGCAATTTTTTGATTTCAAGAACACCACAGCCAACATTTGAAGTAGAAGTCGAGAGGTCAGCTGAGAGTGTTCGGACTGACCTGGGAGAAACCAATGAGAGACTTCATTTGGGGATGAAAAGGATGAGGCAGTCCAGTCCACCACTCTCCACCGCAACAGAGATGCACAAACCAAAGGATCCGATGATGAGTCATACTAGTTGAGCCTAATCGAATTGAATTGAACCAGTGAAGCATGTAGTTGATTCTATGTTAGATCAGCAATATTATCACCTTATACCTCCCAAATGACAAAGTTTGTATATGCAAATTCAGGTTTTTGTTTTTTCCTCACTTTTTGTTGAGCATTTAGTAGTCTACAGGAGTTGGAACAGATTACAGTTGTTCCTGAAGTATACTACTTCTCAGGGGCAACAATGAAAACAGATGTGCAGCTGAGCTACATGTAGTAACTTGATTTATGAATGACTAGCATAGATAGGGTTGGAATTGCAGCCTCTCTCTTCCTGGAGATCATACTAAATCAATTATCCATGTCATAAAATGCAGGACCATTTTATATTCTCTCTTGTTTCAGCAAATTTAAAGAAGTGTACGGGGGGCTTTTTCCACTTATGACACGTGATACTTTTCCACTATTTCGGGTTTAATCGATTAGTTGGATTGTCCATTTGTTTGCTCAATGACTTTGACTGTAGATTATAAATCTTGATCCAGAGTTTATCTCTATAAGAAAGATATATTATTCTgaaagattattttattttattttattttatcctcTTATGTGATCATTCTCTTTCACTCTCATGTTACCATTGTCTCACTTTCATCTATCAATTAATCTCGCTGTTATTGTCCTTTCTTTGTTTTCAACACCGTTCTTTTCACAATAATTCTTTTATCATCTCACATCATGTGCTGCtgttctattttattttattttttcctctTATGTTATTATTCTCTCGCTTTCACTCTTATGTTATCATTGTCTCACTTTCATCTATCAATTAATCGCTGTTATTGTCATTTCTTTGTTTTCAACACCGTTCTTTTCACAATAATTCTTTTATCATCTCACATCATGTGCTGTtgttctattttattttattttattttttcctctTATGTTATTATTCTCTCGCTTTCACTCTTATGTTATCATTGTCTCACTTTCATCTATCAATTAATCTTGCTGTTGttgtcctttctttcttttttttcaaccCGGTTATTGTCACAATAATTCTTTTATCATCTCACATCATGCGCTGCTGATCTATTTTCTGATAATAAACTAATAGATATTTGACTATGTTTCGGTTAtcaaatctcatgaaaataaaacaaaatttaatTTATATCGAATCTGTAGTCCAATTAGTGGCTGGCTCCATATTTCATTTCGGTTCGGATAACTATGTTTTGTGTGAAAGAGAATGATTTGAATTATCAATGATGTAGTTATTTGAATGGGCTACAATCTACGTGATCTACTTGAAAGATTGTGAATTTAATCttgataagaaatatattaatGGTCAATCATCATTCGACATATAAGTATCATATGATAATCATTATACAAGGAAAAAATCTATATCAGCCTCCACCCATATGCTCACATGGATAAAAGTATAAAATAGATTGTTCAAGTCAACCTCTATTGCCCACGCGTGGACAAAATACCAAGAGAAGCGATTATAGGTTATCTCCTCCGAGATCAAGTATAAAAGATAATCTCTGGCGCTACGCTAAGAGGTTCTCTTTCCGAAAAATACCTATACACACAAAGAGATCTCGATCACTAACTTGAGCGTCGGATGGACTAGGTCGAGAAATTTCCCCTAACATCAATCTTGGTGCAGGTACCACCTCGGACACTCCTGTGCCCTCAAGTTTGGACCACTTCGGGTTGACTCAGATGTCAATGACGATTTGTCTTAATATTTTGACACTAGAAGGATGACCTAATATCATAAGAATATCCACCTGCTAACCCTCTCAAAAAATGCTCCAATGAGGAGGCCCTACCTCCAACTCACAACACTTTTACTCAAGGGGACAACTGCTCTCCTTCCCACATATGGATGCATTCACTTCGGCATGGACATCGATGAGATACTGACATCTATTTAATGACTTAGGCCTTTCGCCCCGAAGGACAACCTTAAGCCACCTACTTATTCCCACCGAGTTATTTTTAAATCTCACCCAAAATGTG encodes:
- the LOC135580787 gene encoding small RNA 2'-O-methyltransferase-like isoform X3 produces the protein MREHFGMIPISAITTCDVKVHNLCKVINSKAESDPLLVSSLILNAARKCSSLCTATDELWIWKEAPYSPEAIASVINHHSESLGCVQIKALRIPCSIEENVEALTLDVSNEHYYLDLIAQKLNVKDSSRVLVSRTVGKASSEMKVYFPYPEVPHFSDSSSGLKTSSEGKVSIEPIINQRASYLSGQDIYGDAILANIGYTWKSPYLFYEDVSLCTYYRMLLAKFPDGHYKLSREAILAAELPTAYTGRSNWKGLAPRDLLYAFCRLHKFSEPVFSITRINADASLSVTQRKSNSSKPTDEVDIANGDVSDVGEKNLDNSSIFRCEVKILSRRLEPIVEGSFTDTYRKESDAIQCSALKVLLWFDKYFKQLDMPVEVLSSSGHAHGIIVHAENLSHEFAMCSSIFGSTKNDNLRECSSLESFCKYYPNGKEENGMVVLNIEGPDSGVFPSPGSLICISYAVALVKIGDPVKDHLEGKDEFEFEVGTDAVIHQLEACATQLSVNQSAHFVIDMPSRDLILAAAGDAIKDLSKLPLYNCFLEYSVKVLRVPEPLEDRMEKALFSPSLSKQRIEFAVQHINECSAATLVDFGCGSGSLLNSLLEHTTTLEKIVGVDISQKSLARAAKILHQKLSLNSGVPTSIRQAVLYDGSITVYDSRLSGFDIGTCLEVIEHMEEDQAFLFGDVVLSSFCPRILVVSTPNYEYNSILQRSAVPTTEENTAPCKFRNHDHKFEWTREQFECWATDIALRHNYSVEFSGVGGSSDVEPGFASQIAIFRRSSFNTAETYSKTEDSSQPYELIWEWADRTPQPTFEVEVERSAESVRTDLGETNERLHLGMKRMRQSSPPLSTATEMHKPKDPMMSHTS
- the LOC135580787 gene encoding small RNA 2'-O-methyltransferase-like isoform X2, whose product is MESQEAPAVSVKRLELTPKALIHHKYGRTACYRIEEVKQHVENDCPGLVIPQQFRSLYRCHLDLPDLSFTSDMFPKKKDAEQAAAKIAIEKLGIHSTSATNDLTPEGASYELVARISGLFTDEFLSSTHPLTGHFGVAFGVMREHFGMIPISAITTCDVKVHNLCKVINSKAESDPLLVSSLILNAARKCSSLCTATDELWIWKEAPYSPEAIASVINHHSESLGCVQIKALRIPCSIEENVEALTLDVSNEHYYLDLIAQKLNVKDSSRVLVSRTVGKASSEMKVYFPYPEVPHFSDSSSGLKTSSEGKVSIEPIINQRASYLSGQDIYGDAILANIGYTWKSPYLFYEDVSLCTYYRMLLAKFPDGHYKLSREAILAAELPTAYTGRSNWKGLAPRDLLYAFCRLHKFSEPVFSITRINADASLSVTQRKSNSSKPTDEVDIANGDVSDVGEKNLDNSSIFRCEVKILSRRLEPIVEGSFTDTYRKESDAIQCSALKVLLWFDKYFKQLDMPVEVLSSSGHAHGIIVHAENLSHEFAMCSSIFGSTKNDNLRECSSLESFCKYYPNGKEENGMVVLNIEGPDSGVFPSPGSLICISYAVALVKIGDPVKDHLEGKDEFEFEVGTDAVIHQLEACATQLSVNQSAHFVIDMPSRDLILAAAGDAIKDLSKLPLYNCFLEYSVKVLRVPEPLEDRMEKALFSPSLSKQRIEFAVQHINECSAATLVDFGCGSGSLLNSLLEHTTTLEKIVGVDISQKSLARAAKILHQKLSLNSGVPTSIRQAVLYDGSITVYDSRLSGFDIGTCLEVIEHMEEDQAFLFGDVVLSSFCPRILVVSTPNYEYNSILQRSAVPTTEENTAPCKFRNHDHKFEWTREQFECWATDIALRHNYSVEFSGVGGSSDVEPGFASQIAIFRRSSFNTAETYSKTEDSSQPYELIWEWADSQHLK
- the LOC135580787 gene encoding small RNA 2'-O-methyltransferase-like isoform X1 translates to MESQEAPAVSVKRLELTPKALIHHKYGRTACYRIEEVKQHVENDCPGLVIPQQFRSLYRCHLDLPDLSFTSDMFPKKKDAEQAAAKIAIEKLGIHSTSATNDLTPEGASYELVARISGLFTDEFLSSTHPLTGHFGVAFGVMREHFGMIPISAITTCDVKVHNLCKVINSKAESDPLLVSSLILNAARKCSSLCTATDELWIWKEAPYSPEAIASVINHHSESLGCVQIKALRIPCSIEENVEALTLDVSNEHYYLDLIAQKLNVKDSSRVLVSRTVGKASSEMKVYFPYPEVPHFSDSSSGLKTSSEGKVSIEPIINQRASYLSGQDIYGDAILANIGYTWKSPYLFYEDVSLCTYYRMLLAKFPDGHYKLSREAILAAELPTAYTGRSNWKGLAPRDLLYAFCRLHKFSEPVFSITRINADASLSVTQRKSNSSKPTDEVDIANGDVSDVGEKNLDNSSIFRCEVKILSRRLEPIVEGSFTDTYRKESDAIQCSALKVLLWFDKYFKQLDMPVEVLSSSGHAHGIIVHAENLSHEFAMCSSIFGSTKNDNLRECSSLESFCKYYPNGKEENGMVVLNIEGPDSGVFPSPGSLICISYAVALVKIGDPVKDHLEGKDEFEFEVGTDAVIHQLEACATQLSVNQSAHFVIDMPSRDLILAAAGDAIKDLSKLPLYNCFLEYSVKVLRVPEPLEDRMEKALFSPSLSKQRIEFAVQHINECSAATLVDFGCGSGSLLNSLLEHTTTLEKIVGVDISQKSLARAAKILHQKLSLNSGVPTSIRQAVLYDGSITVYDSRLSGFDIGTCLEVIEHMEEDQAFLFGDVVLSSFCPRILVVSTPNYEYNSILQRSAVPTTEENTAPCKFRNHDHKFEWTREQFECWATDIALRHNYSVEFSGVGGSSDVEPGFASQIAIFRRSSFNTAETYSKTEDSSQPYELIWEWADRTPQPTFEVEVERSAESVRTDLGETNERLHLGMKRMRQSSPPLSTATEMHKPKDPMMSHTS